The genomic region AATGATCGCCATATGGGTTGCGGATTGGGCATCCATTCCGGCCACTGCTCGCCCCTTCTGACCGATCAGGCTTTCGTATTCTGCCGCGCCTCGCAACCCTCCGATCAATCCGTTGATCTGGCCACTTCTGAGCAAGGGATACAAACCAGGCGCCATAACTCCCGTGCAGCCCCCGCCCAGTTCGAACTTATACTTGTCCTTACCGAAGACGTACCACGCTTCAACGCCCGGTACCCCTGCTCCAAGACTGATGGCATACGTGACGTCCTTTAAGCTATGCACCCCATCCAACACCGGCAGACCCTTTGTAGCGCGCCCCCCATAGTCGCTCGGAAAAGCAGTGTAGAGGTCCTGCCCCATATTGATGATAACGGCCGATCCGCCTGGACTCCATCCGAGAAACACGTAGTCTTTTCCGTTCTCTTTCCCCGCCTCCTGCGCGACCTGGCTGACAAGTTGCTCCGCCATCCCGGTGCCGCTCACCCACAAAGTCATGGCCACCACGCGAAGGTCCTTCCGAAAAGCGTGACGGAGAAGAGCGATGGCTTGGGGGTGCAATTCGGGCTTTGACGCCGGATCGAAATCGATCGAAAGCAGAAATACCGATCTCGGAGGCAATGACTCCATGTGGTCATAGACGCCCCGCACTTCGGGTGAAATCTTGATGGGCAGGCCGACGGGATACAATAGCGGCAACAGTGTGCAGAGGCCGATCAGGAGAAAGATGATCCGCCGGTCGATCTTCAGCATCCGCTCGGAGAAGCTCATCTCAGGCTTTTCCCGTCATCATTTTCACTCTTTTCCTCCGCCCAGGTACGACCGTTCCACCCCGAAGATAATCTTGAAGGACAAGGCTACGGCTCCGAGGCTGACACCGATCAGGATGGCCCGTCGAACGGAGGCATTCAGCACGTTCAAAATCCACTGCGAAACGTCTCCGCTGATCGGAAGTATGTACTCACCCAGCGGCACACGCCCCATCATGACAATCACCGCTGCGACCAGCAGCACCGCTGCCTCACGGCTGCGCGCCCTGAACGACCGGTACGCAGCTGACGCGATAAAAAAGGCGAGAATCGCGAACATCGTGCCTTGCAATGGGACCATCATGAAGGAATACACCCATCCAAACGCGGTCATTGAGCCATCGACGCTCTCTTTTCCGTTGGCCAGCAACCCCGCGGCGATCGTCCCGACAATGCCCGCATACAAAACCAGACTGTATCCCCAACCGGACTCCTTCCTGCGGATCTTGACGGCATGCTGCTGAAACAGGCTGGAGATCCCGAGTATGAGCGCAAATCCTCCGATAATCTGAAGCCACTTGGTGACCGACGTCAGCATGTACTCAGATTGCGGATGCGGGATGTAGTACTGCGCCGCAAATACCAATCCGGCAATCATGGTGATCAATAACGGCACCTGGCGTCGCATGAAGATCATTTGAGATCCCTGAGGAGGTCGAGGATCAGACGGGGCCAGTGAGCGCCTGTCGCGACCCCGATGGTCGCCACAACGGTTCCTATGGCGATGGCGGACAGAATCACCGCTTTCCCAATGTCCTGCCCTCGTAACGTGCCGATCTGGATCGGCTCTTTCGAGAGATAGGCGCTCGCGGCATACAGCTCCTCGCCGATCAGCGTGTAATCGCACGTGGTCACGAAGAAAGGCAATTGATGATCCGAATCGGTTCCGGCGATCTGAATTGCCCCCGTGCTCGCACCGGTCTCCGTAAGCAGGAGTGATTCCGCAAAAAATGACCCCATGAAGAAATTTGCGGCCGGCTTCTTACGCAGCATGATTCCATCAACTGCCGCGGTATAGCTGAATTGGTCAGACGTAATGAAAAAGTTGGAGTCGTCCTTGAACAGGTCCGGCTTTCCAGCTTCCAAATACGCTTGCTTGGTAATTTCTTGGCAGACCGCCATGGTGATGGGATCTCTATGCGGGACCATCAATTCCGTCTCATAAGCGGCGGTCTTCTTGGCGACGCGGCCGAGAATCACGGCCGCGGCAATTGTGGAAGGATCGCTCATGTCATGGGCACCGGTCAGATAGAGAATAGGCTTCCCCAATTCAGTCGACCGTCCGATTGCTTCGTCCACGGCGTCGAGACCGGCAATCCGGCGAAGAAAGATGTCTTTTCGCTTCGCATGGCGGATGGTATAAAAAACGAGCACGCCAAATCCCAACGCGACAAGCAAATTATTCGTCTGATTCCAATTGAACCAATCGGGGTGTGGGCTCGCCTGCAGGATCGTTCCTACTCCACGTTGATCGCCGCGAACCAGGGCCACCGTCACGGCATAGACATGCCCGTCCTTGAGTTCGATCTCCTTGCCGCTCTTGATTATAAATTGATGCCACGAAGGCTCCGCGCTCCTGGTCCACCAGGGAGCCTTCGCATCGCGGACAAAATGGCTGTTAGCGGGAAACTCAGCAACGACCTTCAGCGTTGAAGGGTCGGAACTCCCTCCGTCACCGGCAAGCACCTGATAGCGGCTCTCGGGACCATCCGATGATCCGGGAGCCCACAGGACGGTCAGGTTCTGGCCTGCATCGTTGGGCGTGTCAAAAACACGCAGATCGGCGGGAGCCGACAGGGTAGCTTGGGCCAAGGAGTGGGATGATGTTCCAAACACAGAGACGAGAATCGAGACACCACTGACAATGAGGACGTTCAAGAAGACCGCTGGTCTCACCCATTCAGCCATCGCCCGACAAAACATGTTCCTCCTCAGGCGCAGTAGCGGTGGGAAACACGCCAGATCATGCGTTTCATCGCCCGTGACTGGCGTGAGCGGGACGAGAAGCGGGCTGGAAACTGTTCTCAGGATTTTCACGCCCCCTCAATCACTTCAATGTTTGAGCGGGGAACCACCGCTCGCGTTCCATCGGAAAACTTGACCTCGAGCACCCGGACTTCGCTCTCCGTCGGAATCTTCCGCAAATCATGCGGCAACGCCGACACCTCGCTGATCCGACCGAAGAACGGGTCACGGATGATGCGAACCGAATCGCCCAACCGAACGCCTTCCCGCTGGTGGCCACGACCGGCAGCCGTCACAGCAGGCCCTCTGTACGGCACGACGATTTCCGGTCTGATGACGCCGGCTCGAATCTGTGTCGCTCCCGAAATCGCCGCTCGCTGTCCCACGTGAGCGGACAGGAGGTTGAAGGTTTTTGCGGCCATGGGAATGGCGCCGAATCCTTCGGTCAGGATCAAGGTGAACCCGACTTGCTCCGTACCTGTGATCGCGACACCGAGGTCGTAGCCGAGGAGTTCACGCAAGTCCTTATCATGAATGCCGCCGACTACCAAGCCGGCCACGCCGATTTCCTTCGCCTTGGCCATCGTGCCGGAGGAAAGAAAAGACCCGCCGACGACGATCTTCCCCTTCACGGCAGCAGTCAGGTGCGCCGGGAGCAGCGGCTCGTCCGGCGATCCGACCGCCACAATAATTTCGCCCCACGTCTCACCGCCGATCCCGAAGATGCCTTGCACCAGCGCGCAATCGGCTTCGACCACGACGCCCTGATGAGGAATGACTTCCGCGATGGCGCCATCCACATACGCAAGCAGATCCAGGATACGCGGGGGCTCGCGCAGGAGCACTTGCCCCGTGATACTGGACACGGATTCGATGGTTCCCGCCACGGGCGACCGGATCTCCGTCTTGAACCACTTGATGAGCGGTTTGTTCTCTGCCAGGATTTCGTCCTTTTGAACGGCTTCCCCTTCCCGTTTGACCAAATACTCTTTGATTTCACCCGGAGCCACGCTGAGTTGATTCGCGAGATTGACCGGATACACTTTCCCCGGCAGCTGAGCGCGGGCTACGGCCTGATCGCATCGGACATTGCCGCCGGCATGAACCAAGACCTCACCGGCCAAAGGCAACAGTCGACGGCGACGAATGACCGTGCGGTCGGTAACGGTAAGGCCTGGTGTATAGCTATGCGCCATGAGAGGGAATTGTAAGTTACGATTTCCCGGACAACAAAAAACTCAACATTCCTGCCTCGACATTATTCCTAACTCGCCGCCGGGTATAGCCCGACCGCATCGAACCATTTCTTGAGTGAGGCGATCCGTGCCCCCTGCTCTTCGGCGAGTTGCAGAGGGCGGCCACGGCCGTCCAACAACAGCCCGACGACACCGCCTTGCACCTTCCGTGTGAGGGTCACCCCAATTCCTGCACCCGCATTCACGTGCTTGGCCGGCTCGACGGTGATCGTCGCCGATTTGCCTGGTTCCAACGGGTAGAGCGTCAGATCGCCGAATCTCAGACGATCTCTGACGGTCTTGCCGTCCGGAAATACAATCTCATAGCTGGCGCTAACCTCGCCGTCCTTTCCCTGTCCGATCGGCGCGATACACGTTCCCAGATAGATCATGCAGTCACGGACGAATACATCCGTCGCCGCTTTCTCGTTGATCGTCGAAAGCACACCCAAGTGAGGCATCATGAATATGCTGTCCACGGATAGAGCGGTAACGCCGAGGGGTTCGTAGGCATCCACCATCATCAACATCGATTGGATGCGACGAGGGGCATGGGACAAGATGCCGCCACTGCCGACGATCAGATCAAGCTGCAGCATGTCGATCAGGGTTTTCCCGGAGGCCTGCTGTTCGAACATATCGGAGATCATCCGTTCCTGCTGCACGCCTTTCAGACCGCTCGCCAGAGACTTGTGATGGATCAGCGCCAACCTGAGCGCCTCCCGCGCAATCGCCTGTTCGATCTGCAACTCATCGAGCGTCTGCGGGATGGTCGTCGGCCGGATCATCTTGTTCTTGATGCGGTTGCGGATGGTCTGCTCGTCGATCGTGAAGGGAACCCAGCGCATGATATTAGGCAGGCCAGCCTCAGCCAATACGTTCGAGATGCTATACGACATTCCAAGATTTGCACTGACAGTTCGATTGAATACTCCCTTGAATATCGAGAACACGTCCGTCGTGGCGCCCCCGATGTCCACGCCGATGAGATTGAGCCCTTCCCGTTTCGCAATTGTCTCCATGATGACGCCGACCGCCGCGGGTGTCGGCATGATCGGAGCGCCCGTCATCTCCATGAGCTTCCTGTACCCCGGTGCCTGCTGCATGACGTGCTCCAAGAACAAGTCATGAATCTTGTCGCGCGCCGGCGCGAGATTTTCTTTTTCCAAGACCGGCCTGATGTTGTCCGTGATTTCCAACGCGGCCTTCTCTCCCAAGATACGTTGTACCTGGGGGCGAGCATCCTTGTTTCCCGCAAAAATCAAGGGCAGTTTGTAGGTCGCGCCGAATCGAGGACGCGGTTCGGCGGCGGACACATATTCGGCCATCTCGACGACATGAGTGACGGCGCCGCCGTCCGTTCCTCCGGACATCAGGATCATGTCCGGCCTCATGGATCGGATCCGCTCGATTTTTTCGTGCGGCAGACGCCCGTCGTTGGAGGCCAGGACATCGATGACGATCGCGCCGGCGCCGAGCGCGGCCCGTTGCGCGCTTTCCCCAGTCATGCTCTGTACGACTCCCGTGACCATCATCTGCAAGCCGCCGCCGGCGCTGCTGGTGGAAATGTAGATGTCGACGCCTGTCATGGGATCGCCTTGGCCGGCGCGATTGGGTGTCACGATCTTTTCACCGTCGAGAATCTTTCGTCCGGACAGTTCTTCGATCTCGGCGATTGCGTTCAGGACTCCTCGCGTAACGTCCTCAAACGGCGCTTCGACGGTCGTCGGCGCTTCGCCGCGATACGTCTGCCGATATTCTTCGCCCACCTTTTCGATGAGAATGGCCTTGGTCGTCGTGCTCCCGCAGTCGGTCGCGACGATCACGTTCAGCGGATGGTCGAATTGGACTGGACTCGAGGGAGAAGACGTCATTGAGCCGGCACCCTCTTGGCAGCGGATTTCGCGTCAATGAGGGTGATGAGGCGAGAGAGCGAGTCGCGGCGCTCGAGCAACCGCGCTATCTGTTCGACTTCCTTGGGGTCAAAGGCACATTCGACGATCGGCGTGAGAAAGTGAAGCGCTTGGCTGCCCAGAAAATTCATCGGCCCCATGGATTCCAGGAAAACCGTGGTGGGGGCCGCCATGCCGCGTCGCACAACCGCGTCGGCCATGCGCTCCATCAATTGGAGGTCGTCGAGGGAGAGGAGTGGCTCCTCCGGCTGCACCGCAAACGCATGCTGCAGTCCCGTGCGCAATTCCCGAAGTCTCTTGGCGAGATGTTCCTTGGATAAGGAGCGCATAACCGCAGGGTAAACCAGGCTAAAATCGAAGTTGCCTGCATTATATTGGCGAGAGAAATGGGAGTCAATTCACACGGCAATGCTGAGACGTTTCTCCCCGTTCTGTTTAGGCATTGCGTGCTGCGCGGCGGAATTATTGATACGACTGGCCTCGCCGAGAGTTGCTAAATTAGGCAAGCGCTTTCTTTTCCCCGATCTTACTTTCCGTTCCCTTCCACAGCCGCATGATATTGTCTTTGTGCCTGATCCAGATCAGAACGCTGACGATAATGGCAAAGATAAGGAATTCCTGCCGCTGCTCATTGACGATTGCCACGACCGGAAATACCCCGAACGCGGCCAGCGCGCCTCCGGACGAGTACCGCCAAATCGCCACCGCCCCCAGCCAGATGAGAAGCAGGAGCAACCCCATCGAGGGTGACAGGCCCAATACAGATCCCAACGCCGTCGCCACCCCCTTGCCGCCCCTAAAATTGAGAAAGGGGGAGATCATGTGGCCGATGATCGGAGACAGGGCCACGAGCATGATGTAGGACTCCACGGTCAGCCACTGCATCGCCCCCCATCCCATCACCCACCCTTTTCCCAAGTCGCCCAGGAGCGTGAGGATGCCGGCCTTCGCGCCGGAGACGCGCAGGACATTGGTGAACCCCACGTTCTTGCTTCCCACCGTGCGGGGATCCGGCAATGAAAGGGCCTGGGACACCACCACCCCAAAAGGGATGGCCCCCAACACATAACCGAACGCTGCCATCAGCGCACAGAGGAGTTCTTCTGCCATGAGTCGGGGATGATGAAGGAGGTGCGCATGAATCGAACTACCGCTAAAGCCCTTTGGCGACGATTTGCTTCCAAAAACTCAGGACATACTGTCCGCCTGACACATAGCCCAACACCAGCGAAAGATACAGCGTGACGATCCCGGCCAGATGGAGATTGCCCCATTCTGAAACCTCGGTACCCTCTAAAATCAGCATTGTGATCGCCACGACCTGAAGAGCCATCTTGTATTTTCCGGTGGTCTCCGCACTGATGATCATCCCTTCGCCTGCCGCGATGGCGCGAATGCCCGTCACGGCCACTTCTCGGGCGATGACCAAAATGGCCACGAGTGCGCTGACGCGGTCCACGTTGACGAGCAGGATCAGTGCGGACAGCACGAGCAATTTGTCGGCAATGGGATCCAGCAATTTCCCCAGCCTGGTGATCTGTCCGGTCCTGCGCGCCACATAGCCGTCCAGCAAGTCAGTCATCGCAGCCACGACAAAGATCACCGCTGCGCTGAGAGACCGGTCCTCAGTCGGTGTGATGAACAGGATGACGAAGACGGGAATCAACAGGATACGGAACAATGTGATGACATTCGGCAGGTTGAGGGACTCCTGTCCGACAGATCTCCACATTTCCAGAACACGATTCATCGTTCGGTATTCCGTGAAAACGGCTTTCCTATTGAAACCTGTTGAACCCTGCGGCCGCGCGACCGCAACTGACCGCTTCGACTTCTGACGGTATGCCGGCACGGACGATGCCGGCACACTCATCAAGCCCGCTGGAACCGGTTATACAATGCCGTTCTTCAGCAAATCATGCAAATGAATCACGCCGACGATCTTCCGGGGCCCCTCGGTCACGATCAGGGTCGTGATCGAATGTCGCTCCATGATTTCCACCGCTTTGGCGGCCAGATCGTCCGGCCTAATCGATTTAGGATTCCGGGAAGCCAGTTCACCCGCCGTGGCCTTTAAAAAGTCTCCCCCTCGCTGAATGAATCTCCGCAAGTCACCGTCCGTAATGACGCCGCTGAGCGCACCGGTGCGATCGACCACGGTGGTCATCCCGAGCTTCTTGGCCGTCATTTCCAGCATGGCCGTCGTGCCGGTGACCGATTCCTCCACCGTGGGCACGTCGGAGCCCGCATGCATGAGATCCTTGACGCGAACGAGCAAGCGGCGGCCGAGCGCGCCGCCCGGATGAAACTGCGCATAATCTTCTTCCTTGAATCCTCTCTTTTGCAGCAGGGCGAGAGCCAGGGCATCACCCAGCGCCAGCGTGGCCGTCGTACTGGCGGTCGGCGCAAGCCCCAGCGGACAGGCTTCTTCGGATACAGAAACGTCTAACACCACATCGCTGTGCTTGGCCAACGTCGAGTCAGGACGTCCCGTCATGGCCACGACGGGAATACCCATACGCTCCAGATACGGCAGCAATTGGATGAGTTCCTGGGCTTCTCCGCTGTTCGAGATGGCCACAACCACATCCTGCCTGCCGACCATACCGAGATCGCCGTGAAGGCCTTCCGCCGGATGGACAAAGAAGGCGGGAGTACCGGTGCTGGCCATGGTCGCGGCGATTTTCTGGCCTACAAGCCCCGACTTTCCCATGCCGGACACGACGACCTTCCCTTTGCAGCCATACAACAAGTCGACGGCCTGTACGAATCGATCATCCAGACGATCGATCAACGCTTGAACCGCACGTGCTTCGATCCCGAGCACCCGCTTGCCTTCGAGCAAACTTCCGCCTGTTCCCTTGGCGGACACGCCCGGCCTGGAAGGACGGCTTACTTTGCTGGATTTGCTGCGTCGCATATCCGCATCACGCGCTCGAGGAGCGCTTTCAGTTGATGGAGCGGGACCATATTCGGCCCATCGGACAGGGCATGATCAGGATCCGGGTGCACTTCCATGAAGAACCCGTCCACGCCGGCGCCCGCGGCGGCGCAGGCCAGTGGTTCCACGAATTCCCGCTGACCGCTGGATTTGGTTCCTCCTCCACCCGGAAGCTGCACGCTGTGCGTGGCATCGAAGACAACCGGGTAGCCGAAGCTGCGCAGAATGGGAAAGGACCGCATGTCGACGACCAGATTATTGTACCCGAACGATGAACCCCGCTCCGTAAGCACAATTCTGGCATTGCCGCACTCTTCCAGCTTCTTCACCGCGTTACCCATTTCCGGAGGAGACAGGAACTGCCCTTTTTTGACGTTGACCACCTTTCCGGTTTTGGCGGCAGCGATGAGCAGATCTGTTTGCCGGCAGAGAAACGCCGGAATCTGGAGTACGTCGACGACGGTACCCGCCTCTGTCGCATCGGATTCAGTATGGACGTCGGTCAAAACCGCGACCCCCACTTCCCGTTTGACCTTGGCGAGCACCTCGAGTCCCTTCTTGATCCCCGGCCCGCGAAACGAATGGATGGACGTTCGATTCGCTTTGTCGTAGGAGGATTTGAAGACATAGGGCATGCCGAGGGCTCGGGCAATTTCGGCGATGCGTCCGGCCGTGTCCAGCACCAACTGCTCGTTTTCGATGACGCAAGGCCCCGCGATCAGGAAGGGCGGCTGTCCCCGCCCGACTTTGAAGGCGCCGATGTCGACGACGTGAGCCATGTCAATGTCCGAGTTTGCCGCGCAAGGCGGCCCCGACGAACCCGCTGAACAAGGGATGAGGCCGGTGCGGACGCGAATTGTATTCCGGATGGAACTGCGTGGCGAGAAACCAGGGGTGATTCTTCAACTCGACGATCTCCACCAAACGTCCGTCCGGCGACAGTCCGCTCAAGACCAACCCCTTGGCCGTCAACTGCTCCCGATAGGCGTTGTTGAACTCGTATCGATGGCGATGACGCTCGGGCACCTCGCTGATCCCATACATCTTCTGCGCGAGCGTCCCTTCACCCAGCCTGCACAGGTACGCACCCAACCGCATCGTGCCTCCCTTTTCGCTGACCGACTGCTGATCCAGCATCAGATGGATCACCGGATGCGGCGAGCGCTCGTCGAATTCAGCACTGTTGGCACCGGCCAACCCGGCCACATGACGCGCGAACTCAATGGTGGCGCACTGCATGCCCAAACAAAGCCCCAGGAACGGAACCTGCCGTTCCCTCGCATAACGGATCGTGATGATCTTTCCTTCAATTCCACGCGAGCCGAATCCACCAGGAATGAGGATCCCGTCTGCTTCGCGCAAGATACGTTCCGTCCCTTGCCGCTCTACGTCCTCTGACTCGATCCAGTCGATGTTGACCTTGGTTTCGTGATCGATTCCTCCGTGCACCAGGGCTTCGGCCAGACTCTTATAGCATTCCTTCAGTCCGGCGTACTTCCCGACGAGCGCAATGGACACTTCATGCTTGGGATGCTTGATCTTTTGCACCATGGCATCCCATTCGCGAAGATTCGGCGGGCCCGTTTCCAGCTTGAGCTGCTTGACGATCAACTCGTCCAGTCCTTCCTTTCGGAAGACGATCGGCACTTCATAGATCGTCTCGACGTCCTTGGCCGTAATGACCGCATCTTTTTCGACGTTGCAGAACATCGCGATCTTGCCCTTCAGTTCGGGCGGCAGGTAGCGATCCGTCCGGCAGAGCAGGATGTTGGGCTGGATGCCGATTTCCCGCAGTTTGTTGACGGAATGTTGAGTCGGTTTCGTCTTGAGTTCTCCGGCGGCCCCGATGTACGGCACCAGCGTGAGATGTACGTACAGGACGTTCTCACGGCCGACGTCGTACGGCATCTGACGAATGGCCTCGAGAAACGGGAGGCTTTCGATGTCTCCGACCGTGCCGCCGATCTCGACGATCGTCACGTCCATACCCGTCGAAATGCGCATGATGCATTGCTTGATCTCGTCCGTGACGTGCGGCACGACTTGCACCGTCCCGCCAAGATAGTCGCCCCGTCGTTCCTTGGTGATGACGGAATTGTAGATGCGCCCGGTCGTATAGTTGTTCTCCTTGTTCAAGGTCAACGACGTGTACCGTTCGTAATGGCCGAGATCCAGATCGGTTTCGGCTCCGTCGTCGGTCACGAACACTTCGCCGTGCTGATACGGGTTCATCGTCCCCGGATCGACATTGATGTAGGGATCCAACTTCAAAAAGGTGATCTTGAGGCCGCGGCTTTCGAGCAGGTTGCCGATCGACGCCGAAGCCAATCCCTTCCCGAGGGAAGAGACCACACCGCCGGTGACGAAAATGAACTTGCTCATGGGCACCCCCGTTGGTCCGATCTTGATGCGCGCGACGCTCTCATCGAGCCGACACCGTCCCGCCAATCGGTGAATCTTGCTTCCGTGACTCGTGCCGCCGCAACTTGTCCGCCACCTCCGCGGCATCCTCCGGCGTATCGACCCGCAGCGAACGATGCGACGTGTCCCAGACGCGAATCCGCATCCCTTGTTGAAGCGCGCGAAGCTGTTCGAGCTTCTCGGCATCCTCGAGCTGACCCGTGGGCCACGAGGCAAATCTCAACAGCGCCTCGCGACGATAGATGTATAGACCAAGATGCAGGTAATGCAATCCGCCCACGACTTGTCCTCGAATGCCGTCGCGCACGAGCGGGATGGGAGCCCTGGAGAAATACAATGCATGGCCGTCCGAATCCGTCACCACCTTGACCGCCGCGGGATTGTCGAGCGCCTCGTCGGTGCCCATCGCGCGTTTCAAGGTACCCATCTCCGCATCGCAGCCGAGAAAGGAATCGATCAGATCTTTGAGAAGCGCCGGAGTCTCGGGAATCTCGTCTCCCTGCAGATTGAGAAAATACTCGCCGGATACCGTCCGCGCCACGGCGGCTACCCGGTCTGTACCGGTCCGATAATCGCCCGTAACCATGGCCACGCGGCCACCGAACCGCTCGACCGTTTCCCGGATCCGTTCATCATCCGTCGCAACAAGCACCTCCGTGACCGAGCGGCAAGAAGCCGCCTGCTCGTAGACATGCTGGATCAGCGGCTTTTGTCCCAACTTGACCAGCGGTTTCCCGGGAAACCGCGACGAGCCGTACCGTGCGGGGATGACGACCATGACTTGAGGCTTCATGCCGGTCATCCTTCCAATGCCTCAGTCAGTTGCTTTGCGGTGACCGTCGCCGTGCCGACCATGCCGACGACGACGCCGGCAGCCTGATTAGCCAACGATGCGGCTTCGCGCATGGACGCGCCGGTCGACAGGGCGAGGGCCATGGTGCCGACCACGGTATCGCCGGCTCCGGTGACGTCATAGACCTGGCGAGCGCGGGTTGGAATGTGCCATGACACGCCGTCGGCTTCGAACAGGCTCATACCTCGCTCGCCCCTCGTGACCAGAACCGACTGGCATCCGAGCCGCTGACGGATGATCGATCCGGCCTCCTGGATGACCTGATCATCGTCACCATGCAGGCCGGCGGCCTGCGTCGCTTCGAGATGGTTCGGCGTGATCACCGTGACACCTTTGTAATAGCTGAAGTGTTCCACCTTCGGATCCACGATAATGGGAACCTGTCTGAGAGCCGCGAGCCTGGTCAGTTCCGACATCAACGTGGCGGTGACGACACCTTTGCAATAATCGGACACCACGAGACACGACAGTTCGCGCAGACGGGATTCCACATACCGAAGAATGCGCTTCTGCAACACCGGTTTCAACTCGCCCCGCCGCTCCAAGTCATAACGAACGACCTGCTGATTGTGCGCGATGACACGGGATTTTCTGGTGGTCGGCCGATCGTGATCAATCACCACTCCGCCTCGGCCGGAACGCTTCGTACCTAATTCCTTCAGCAGCATCCGTCCGGTTTCATCCTGACCGATTGCACCGCACAGGTCGGCCTTGCCTCCGAGCGCCAGGATGTTGTTGAAGACGTTGGCGGCTCCGCCGAGCCTCATGGACTCGGATTCCACGTGCACCACCGGCACCGGCGCCTCCGGAGAAATTCGGCTGACTCGTCCCCAGATGTAATGATCGAGAATCAGATCGCCGATGACGAGGACAGATGCCTGAGGAAACCTCTGAATGTAACGGCGAAGGCCGCCGTTGGATATTCCTTCCACCCGTCCAGAAGCCTCGGATTTCGCCGTGGAGGATCGAGGAGACCTGCTCATTGGATAGCCTTGGCGAACCGCTCCCATCGAACCCATTCCGTCCACTGCCCGTGACCGCTCCATGACCAATAGATTCGGAATGCCTTGCCGCGGATCTTTTCTTCCCGCACGTAACCCCAAAACCGGCTATCCAGGCTTTGATCGCGATTGTCGCCCATGACGAAATACGACCCTTCGGGCACCGTCACCGGGCCGAAGTTGTCCCGCGGGTTGATCGTCCCGTCGATGATGCCGGGGTCGATGCGCTGTGTAAACGTCTTGTCGTCCAGCGGCACCCCGTTGACCAACACGACCTTGTTCTTCACCTGTATCTGATCGCCCGGAGTGCCGACGATCCGCTTGATGAAATCCTTCTCTTCGTCCTCGGGGAAGCGAAATACGACGATGTCGCCGCGCTGCGGCTTTCCGAATTCGACGATGGCATGGGACGCATAGCAGTTGACCGGCGGAAATCCCCATTGGAACTTGCACTGACTCGGCCATTGAATTCCGTAGGACAGCTTGCTGACGAGGATGTGATCGCCGATGAGGAGCGTGGGAATCATCGAGCCGGAGGGAATCTTGAACGCCTGCACGACGAACACCCGAATGGCAAACGCCAAGAGCATCGCCACAACGATTGCTTCGGCATACTCCCG from Nitrospira japonica harbors:
- a CDS encoding DUF6754 domain-containing protein, whose translation is MFCRAMAEWVRPAVFLNVLIVSGVSILVSVFGTSSHSLAQATLSAPADLRVFDTPNDAGQNLTVLWAPGSSDGPESRYQVLAGDGGSSDPSTLKVVAEFPANSHFVRDAKAPWWTRSAEPSWHQFIIKSGKEIELKDGHVYAVTVALVRGDQRGVGTILQASPHPDWFNWNQTNNLLVALGFGVLVFYTIRHAKRKDIFLRRIAGLDAVDEAIGRSTELGKPILYLTGAHDMSDPSTIAAAVILGRVAKKTAAYETELMVPHRDPITMAVCQEITKQAYLEAGKPDLFKDDSNFFITSDQFSYTAAVDGIMLRKKPAANFFMGSFFAESLLLTETGASTGAIQIAGTDSDHQLPFFVTTCDYTLIGEELYAASAYLSKEPIQIGTLRGQDIGKAVILSAIAIGTVVATIGVATGAHWPRLILDLLRDLK
- a CDS encoding glutamate mutase L yields the protein MTSSPSSPVQFDHPLNVIVATDCGSTTTKAILIEKVGEEYRQTYRGEAPTTVEAPFEDVTRGVLNAIAEIEELSGRKILDGEKIVTPNRAGQGDPMTGVDIYISTSSAGGGLQMMVTGVVQSMTGESAQRAALGAGAIVIDVLASNDGRLPHEKIERIRSMRPDMILMSGGTDGGAVTHVVEMAEYVSAAEPRPRFGATYKLPLIFAGNKDARPQVQRILGEKAALEITDNIRPVLEKENLAPARDKIHDLFLEHVMQQAPGYRKLMEMTGAPIMPTPAAVGVIMETIAKREGLNLIGVDIGGATTDVFSIFKGVFNRTVSANLGMSYSISNVLAEAGLPNIMRWVPFTIDEQTIRNRIKNKMIRPTTIPQTLDELQIEQAIAREALRLALIHHKSLASGLKGVQQERMISDMFEQQASGKTLIDMLQLDLIVGSGGILSHAPRRIQSMLMMVDAYEPLGVTALSVDSIFMMPHLGVLSTINEKAATDVFVRDCMIYLGTCIAPIGQGKDGEVSASYEIVFPDGKTVRDRLRFGDLTLYPLEPGKSATITVEPAKHVNAGAGIGVTLTRKVQGGVVGLLLDGRGRPLQLAEEQGARIASLKKWFDAVGLYPAAS
- the plsY gene encoding glycerol-3-phosphate 1-O-acyltransferase PlsY — protein: MAEELLCALMAAFGYVLGAIPFGVVVSQALSLPDPRTVGSKNVGFTNVLRVSGAKAGILTLLGDLGKGWVMGWGAMQWLTVESYIMLVALSPIIGHMISPFLNFRGGKGVATALGSVLGLSPSMGLLLLLIWLGAVAIWRYSSGGALAAFGVFPVVAIVNEQRQEFLIFAIIVSVLIWIRHKDNIMRLWKGTESKIGEKKALA
- the pgsA gene encoding CDP-diacylglycerol--glycerol-3-phosphate 3-phosphatidyltransferase translates to MNRVLEMWRSVGQESLNLPNVITLFRILLIPVFVILFITPTEDRSLSAAVIFVVAAMTDLLDGYVARRTGQITRLGKLLDPIADKLLVLSALILLVNVDRVSALVAILVIAREVAVTGIRAIAAGEGMIISAETTGKYKMALQVVAITMLILEGTEVSEWGNLHLAGIVTLYLSLVLGYVSGGQYVLSFWKQIVAKGL
- a CDS encoding KpsF/GutQ family sugar-phosphate isomerase; the protein is MRRSKSSKVSRPSRPGVSAKGTGGSLLEGKRVLGIEARAVQALIDRLDDRFVQAVDLLYGCKGKVVVSGMGKSGLVGQKIAATMASTGTPAFFVHPAEGLHGDLGMVGRQDVVVAISNSGEAQELIQLLPYLERMGIPVVAMTGRPDSTLAKHSDVVLDVSVSEEACPLGLAPTASTTATLALGDALALALLQKRGFKEEDYAQFHPGGALGRRLLVRVKDLMHAGSDVPTVEESVTGTTAMLEMTAKKLGMTTVVDRTGALSGVITDGDLRRFIQRGGDFLKATAGELASRNPKSIRPDDLAAKAVEIMERHSITTLIVTEGPRKIVGVIHLHDLLKNGIV